The DNA region AATAGGCCTTGGCGTCGGCATCGGACACTTCGTTCGGCTTGGCCAGTTCGGCCGGCGACAGCGTGACCAGCGTCAGCTTGCGATATTCCGGCGCGCGGAAGAGCACCTTGCGCTCGTCGAAATAGGCGCTGAGCTGTTCGGGCGAGGGCTGCGGCACGTCGCCGGCCTGCGCCGCGCCGAGTGCGAGATAGTCGATATCGCGCCGCTCGTTCTGAAACTGGTTGATCGCCTGCAACATCGCCGACGGCGTGCGCAGGTCGCCGCTGACGCTCTGGGCGATCTGCCGGCGCAGCAACACGCGACGCTGTTCGTCCACGAACCGCGTTTCGGTGTAGCCGGCATTGCGGATGAGCGCCTCGAAGCGGGCGCGGTCGAACTGGCCGTTCGGCGCCTTGAAGTTCGGATCGTCCATGATGCGGCGCGCGATCTCGGCGTCGGACAGGCCAAGGCGCAACGTGCGGGTTTCCTCATCCAACGTTGTTTCCGCGACCATCTGGCCGAGGATCTGGCGGTCGAGACCGAGCGCGCGGGCCTGATCGGGCGTAACCGCACGTCCCATCTGCCGGCCGATCTGCTGCAGGCGGTCCGTGTAGTACTGCCGGAACTGCTCGATCGAGATTTCGGTGCCGCCGACCTTGGCGACCGCATTGCGGCCGAAGCCACGGAAGATGTCGCCGATGCCCCAGATGGCGAAGCTGATGACCAGCACGCCCATGACGGTCGCCATGATGGCTTTGCCGACCCAAGTCGAGGAGACTTTTTGGATACCGCGGAGCATGCGCGCGTTTCTTCCCAGGCTTAGATGTCGATGAACCAGAAGGAGGGTGGAGCGGGCCCTTTTAAGGCCGGGGTCAACTCGTTGCAACTCAACATGGATCGGCTGCGACCAACGGGCGCTCGGGGGAAGCCCTGGCGCATGCGGGACGGGTCTGGTAACCGCAGCGCCCAGAGGGGTTCAAGAAAAGATGGCAGTTCACAAGATACGTCCGCTGGTTGCGGGCAATTGGAAGATGAACGGGCTCACGGCCTCCGTCGGTGAGCTGAGCAAGATGGCGGCGGGTGTCGGCGGGTTGCATGCGGACCTCATGATTTGTCCGCCCGCGACCCTGATCGCGGCCTTTGCCAAGGCGGCCCAGGGCTCGCCCATCGCCATTGGCGGCCAGGACTGTCACGCCGCGGCTTCCGGTGCCCATACCGGCGATATCGCCGCGGAAATGCTGGCGGATGCCGGGGCGACGGCCGTTATCGTCGGTCATTCCGAACGCCGCACCGATCACCATGAAACCGATGCCCAGGTGAAGGCCAAGGCCTTGGCGGCCTGGCGGGCGGGACTGATGGCTATCGTTTGCGTGGGTGAGACCCGGGCTGAGCGCGAGGCCGGCAAGACGCTCGACGTGGTCGGGGGGCAACTCGCCGGCTCGCTGCCTGATGGCGCGGCGGCGACGAACCTGGTGGTCGCCTATGAGCCGGTCTGGGCCATCGGCACGGGCCTGACGCCGACGCCGGCGGATGTCGCCGAGGTCCACGGCTTTATCCGCAAGCGGCTGACGGAGCGTTTCGGCGAGGAGGGCGGCGCCGTCCGCATCCTCTATGGCGGCTCGGTCAAGCCGTCGAA from Pseudolabrys taiwanensis includes:
- the tpiA gene encoding triose-phosphate isomerase, which gives rise to MAVHKIRPLVAGNWKMNGLTASVGELSKMAAGVGGLHADLMICPPATLIAAFAKAAQGSPIAIGGQDCHAAASGAHTGDIAAEMLADAGATAVIVGHSERRTDHHETDAQVKAKALAAWRAGLMAIVCVGETRAEREAGKTLDVVGGQLAGSLPDGAAATNLVVAYEPVWAIGTGLTPTPADVAEVHGFIRKRLTERFGEEGGAVRILYGGSVKPSNAGELLTIADVNGALVGGASLKAEDFLGIAAVYR